One window of Oncorhynchus masou masou isolate Uvic2021 chromosome 28, UVic_Omas_1.1, whole genome shotgun sequence genomic DNA carries:
- the LOC135518484 gene encoding uncharacterized protein LOC135518484, translating into MAQTQEALEDSEGLQNTEGLQLEVEEGDLGPGDPQDWSQDEARKWSGGGSDIPSSEEYFDSCSWNSDTLCDTLSDLSADCSEDSLSATLGVEDVHTGWKNNSHHTAGHCRARHTAERSQHNHSTENTETHVCRRSTEKQPSTEKQPSTDTAQSQPCNTEITNTYMNTEKYSVEIHNQQHSTEKLTEKKQHKHSTEAEPQRSTEKHSTETEPQRSTEKHSTVVHVTQINGHQKTLIHQTESHRQNCPAGHQLDISQSTETFTQRNSTETQTQSSTEKWCTALANTGKTGKESTGLANTGRTGKESTGLANTGRTGKESPGLANTGRTGKESTGLANTGRTGKESTGLANTGRTGKESTGLANTGRTGKESTGLANTGRTGKESPGLPNTGRTGKESTGLPNTGRTGKESTGLANTGRTGKESPGLPNTGRTGKESTGLPNTGRTGKESTGLANTGRTGKESPGLPNTGRTGKESTGLANTGRTGKESTGLANTGRTGKESPGLPNTGRTGKESTGLPNTGRTGKESTGLANTGICNQHSMDIQHIYLLSTLHSVEKHNSQIHSSHLEQVSLASQNKCSTNRQVKHNQHIVETHCIDTHNATETHCIDTHNATETHCIDTHNATETHCIDTHNATETHCIDTHNTTKTHCIDTHNTAKPDTHRRLTHKTAKSDTYCEIIAEPSTETHTTDTICMDTQRTERSRPPTTEAERSSPPTTERRSPPTTERRRAQGVCHNQKLSRAT; encoded by the exons aCCCAGGAAGCTCTTGAGGACTCAGAGGGACTGCAGAACACAGAGGGATTACAattagaggtggaggagggggattTGGGACCCGGCGACCCCCAAGACTGGAGCCAGGACGAGGCGAGGAAGTGGAGCGGAGGTGGGAGTGACATCCCCTCGTCGGAGGAGTACTTTGACTCGTGTTCATGGAACAGTGACACGTTGTGTGACACGCTGTCGGACCTGAGCGCGGACTGCAGCGAGGACTCTCTGTCTGCCACACTGGGGGTGGAGGACGTACACACGGGATGGAAGAACAACAGCCACCACACCGCTGGGCACTGCAGAGCCAGacacacagcagagaggagcCAGCACAACCACagcacagagaacacagagactcACGTATGCAGACGCAGCACAGAGAAACAGCCCAGCACAGAGAAACAGCCCAGCACAGATACAGCACAGAGTCAGCCTTGCAACACAGAGATAACAAACACATACATGAACACAGAAAAATACAGCGTCGAGATTCATAACCAACAACACAGCACAGAGAAACTCACAGAGaagaagcaacacaaacacagcACAGAGGCAGAACCCCAGCGTagcacagagaaacacagcacagagacagaacCCCAGCGTagcacagagaaacacagcacaGTGGTTCATGTCACTCAAATCAACGGTCATCAGAAAACACTAATACACCAGACAGAGTCCCACAGACAAAATTGCCCAGCCGGACACCAGCTCGACATCTCACAAAGCACAGAAACGTTTACACAGAGAAACAGCACAGAGACACAAACGCAGAGCAGCACAGAGAAATGGTGCACAGCGTTAGCCAACACAGGTAAAACAGGGAAAGAGAGCACAGGGTTAGCCAACACAGGTAGAACAGGGAAAGAGAGCACAGGGTTAGCCAACACAGGTAGAACAGGGAAAGAGAGCCCAGGGTTAGCCAACACAGGTAGAACAGGGAAAGAGAGCACAGGGTTAGCCAACACAGGTAGAACAGGGAAAGAGAGCACAGGGTTAGCCAACACAGGTAGAACAGGGAAAGAGAGCACAGGGTTAGCCAACACAGGTAGAACAGGGAAAGAGAGCACAGGGTTAGCCAACACAGGTAGAACAGGGAAAGAGAGCCCAGGGTTACCCAACACAGGTAGAACAGGGAAAGAGAGCACAGGGTTACCCAACACAGGTAGAACAGGGAAAGAGAGCACAGGGTTAGCCAACACAGGTAGAACAGGGAAAGAGAGCCCAGGGTTACCCAACACAGGTAGAACAGGGAAAGAGAGCACAGGGTTACCCAACACAGGTAGAACAGGGAAAGAGAGCACAGGGTTAGCCAACACAGGTAGAACAGGGAAAGAGAGCCCAGGGTTACCCAACACAGGTAGAACAGGGAAAGAGAGCACAGGGTTAGCCAACACAGGTAGAACAGGGAAAGAGAGCACAGGGTTAGCCAACACAGGTAGAACAGGGAAAGAGAGCCCAGGGTTACCCAACACAGGTAGAACAGGGAAAGAGAGCACAGGGTTACCCAACACAGGTAGAACAGGGAAAGAGAGCACAGGGTTAGCCAACACAGGGATATGTAATCAACATAGCATGGATATACAACATATATATCTGCTGTCCACTCTGCACAGTGTAGAGAAACATAATTCACAAATACACAGCAGTCACCTGGAGCAGGTAAGCCTTGCCAGCCAGAATAAGTGTAGTACCaacagacaggtgaaacacaaccagcacattgtagagacacactgcatagacacacacaacgcaacagagacacactgcatagacacacacaacgcaacagagacacactgcatagacacacacaacgcaacagagacacactgcatagacacacacaacgcaacagagacacactgcatagacacacacaacacaacaaagacacactgcatagacacacacaacacagccaAACCAGACACACACCGCAGACTCACACACAAAACAGCCAAATCAGACACATACTGTGAAATTATTGCAGAGCCcagtacagaaacacacaccacagacacaatCTGTATGGACACACAACGCACAGAGAGGAGTAGGCCACCCACCACAGAGGCAGAGAGGAGTAGTCCACCCACCACAGAGAGGAGGAGTCCACCCACCACAGAGAGGA GAAGAGCACAAGGTGTGTGTCACAACCAGAAACTCAGCAGAGCCACCTGA